From the genome of Amia ocellicauda isolate fAmiCal2 chromosome 14, fAmiCal2.hap1, whole genome shotgun sequence, one region includes:
- the LOC136767636 gene encoding zinc finger protein 723 — MAEPHTEWSTQGLGALGSDTAGSKVIKSDPELDCTHTVDLCRTQSLGSECGPSAAGAEPGSTRTQCGPSLLFDHIKTEDDTLESVYTVESKTEIPFRDTLSHLTIDKITHSAWDLWPELPVAGQCDPAPAALRTGFSGGSESAVSGERPYCCAQCGKSFSNASNLNTHQRIHTGERPYHCAQCGKSFSQASNLNKHQHIHTGKRPYRCVQCGNRFSLAEYLNKHQRIHTGERPYHCAQCGKGFSNVSNLKTHQRIHTGERMYCCVQCGKGFSRAEHLNKHQRIHSGERPYCCAQCGKSFSNASNLKTHQRIHTGERPYCCAQCGKKFSQASSLNKHQHIHTGERPHSCAQCGKKFSDASSLMKHQRIHTGERPYSCAQCGKGFSNASNLKIHQHVHTGERPYCCAQCGKRFSQASSLKKHKHIHTV, encoded by the coding sequence ATGGCAGAGCCACACACTGAGTGGTCAACACAGGGACTCGGGGCACTGGGATCTGACACCGCAGGGTCAAAGGTCATAAAGAGCGACCCTGAGCTGGACTGCACCCACACTGTGGATCTCTGCAGGACCCAGTCTCTGGGAtctgagtgtggacccagtgcagCTGGTGCTGAGCCGGGCTCTACCAGAACACAGTGTGGACCCAGTCTGCTGTTTGATCACATCAAAACAGAGGACGACACACTGGAGTCTGTTTACACAGTGGAGTCGAAAACAGAGATTCCcttcagagacacactcagTCATCTCACAATTGACAAGATTACACACAGTGCCTGGGATCTGTGGCCTGAgctccctgtagctggacagtgtgacccAGCGCCTGCTGCCTTGAGGACAGGATTCAGTGGGGGGAGTGAAAGTGCAGTGAGTGGGGAGAGACCATactgctgtgcccagtgtgggaagagcttctctAATGCATCTAACCTCAAtacacaccagcgcattcacacaggagagagaccttaccactgtgcccagtgtgggaagagcttctctCAGGCAAGTAATCTCAACAAACACCAGCACATTCACACAGGAAAGAGACCTTACCgctgtgtccagtgtgggaaTAGATTCTCTCTGGCAGAATACCTCAACAAACACCaacgcattcacacaggagagagaccgtaccactgtgcccagtgtgggaagggcttcTCTAATGTATCTAACCTCAAaacacaccagcgcattcacacaggagagagaatgtactgctgtgtccagtgtgggaagggcttcTCTCGGGCAGAACATCTCAACaaacaccagcgcattcactcaggagagagaccgtactgctgtgcccagtgtgggaagagcttctctAATGCCTCAAACCTCAagacacaccagcgcattcacacaggagagagaccgtactgctgtgcccagtgtgggaagaaatTCTCTCAGGCAAGTAGTCTGAACAAACACCAGCACATTCACACAGGTGAGAGACCGCActcctgtgcccagtgtgggaagaagtTTTCTGATGCGTCTAGTCTGATGAAACACCAGCgtattcacacaggagagagaccatattcctgtgcccagtgtgggaagggcttcTCTAATGCATCAAACCTAAAGATACACCAGCatgttcacacaggagagagaccatactgctgtgcccagtgtgggaagagattCTCTCAGGCAAGTAGTCTTAAAAAACATAAGCACATTCATACAGTATAG